A window of Candidatus Hydrogenedentota bacterium contains these coding sequences:
- a CDS encoding DegT/DnrJ/EryC1/StrS family aminotransferase translates to MPVPMLDLKAQFAAIRREVETAVMEVLESQQFRGGPQVEAFEREMAETLGCAHAVGVASGTDALFLLFKALDLKPGDEIITTPFTFFATAGAIVNAGGRPVFADILPDTFNINPDAVAALITPRTRAIVPVHLYGQCAEMDPLLELGRQHGIPVIEDAAQAVGATRNGRSACAMGLAGALSFYPTKNLGAAGEGGMVATNDDALAEKLRMLRCHGASATYIHELVGFNSHLPAVQAAVLRVKLRRLGEWSEKRRAHAARYTAAFQEMPGVTPPVEEPGCRHVYHQYVIRLPERDAARKHFADRGVGCGVFYPVPLHRQQCFAEFAADAQCPEAERASREVLALPIYPELQPEQIDEVIAVVREHMAAIG, encoded by the coding sequence ATGCCCGTGCCCATGCTGGACCTGAAAGCGCAGTTTGCCGCCATTCGCCGGGAGGTCGAGACCGCCGTGATGGAGGTGCTCGAATCCCAGCAGTTTCGCGGCGGGCCGCAGGTGGAGGCCTTCGAACGGGAAATGGCCGAAACTCTCGGCTGCGCGCACGCCGTGGGGGTGGCCTCGGGGACCGACGCCCTCTTCCTCCTGTTCAAGGCGCTGGACCTGAAGCCGGGCGATGAAATCATCACCACGCCTTTCACCTTCTTCGCCACGGCGGGCGCCATAGTCAACGCGGGCGGGCGGCCCGTTTTCGCCGACATTCTCCCAGACACCTTCAACATCAACCCCGACGCCGTCGCGGCGCTGATCACGCCGCGCACGCGCGCCATCGTCCCCGTACATCTCTACGGCCAGTGCGCCGAAATGGATCCCCTGCTGGAACTGGGCCGCCAACACGGCATCCCGGTCATCGAGGATGCGGCGCAGGCCGTGGGTGCGACCCGGAACGGGCGTTCCGCGTGCGCCATGGGCCTCGCGGGCGCGCTGAGTTTCTACCCCACGAAAAACCTCGGCGCCGCAGGGGAGGGCGGCATGGTAGCCACGAACGACGACGCCCTGGCGGAAAAGCTCCGGATGCTGCGCTGCCACGGCGCCTCCGCCACCTATATACACGAACTGGTGGGGTTCAACAGCCACCTGCCCGCCGTGCAGGCCGCCGTCCTGCGCGTGAAACTCCGCCGCCTTGGGGAATGGAGCGAAAAACGGCGGGCCCACGCCGCCCGGTACACCGCCGCCTTCCAGGAAATGCCCGGTGTCACCCCACCCGTGGAGGAACCCGGCTGCCGCCACGTGTACCACCAGTACGTCATCCGCCTTCCCGAACGCGACGCGGCCCGGAAACACTTCGCGGACCGCGGCGTCGGCTGCGGGGTTTTCTACCCGGTCCCCCTCCACCGGCAACAGTGTTTCGCCGAATTCGCCGCAGACGCGCAGTGTCCGGAGGCCGAGCGCGCCAGCCGCGAGGTGCTGGCCCTGCCCATCTATCCCGAGCTTCAGCCGGAACAGATTGACGAGGTCATCGCCGTGGTCCGGGAACACATGGCCGCAATCGGCTGA